One stretch of Gammaproteobacteria bacterium DNA includes these proteins:
- a CDS encoding GNAT family N-acetyltransferase, translating into MSVRDATRGDVSTIADLAARKREQYAEYNPVFHNPAADAREQHAAFIADLIDTDDAISLVYDDDGVVRGFAIGTLIDAPPVYDPGGKTCVIDDFMVDEPDAWVSVGRALLDAVSEVARTRGAAQIVVVCGPDDTPKRTMLTAGGCTVVTEWFTKPI; encoded by the coding sequence GTGAGTGTTCGAGACGCAACACGCGGCGATGTCAGCACGATCGCAGACTTGGCGGCGCGCAAACGCGAACAGTATGCCGAGTACAACCCCGTCTTTCACAACCCGGCAGCCGATGCCCGAGAGCAGCATGCCGCGTTCATCGCCGATCTGATCGACACCGACGATGCGATATCACTCGTCTACGACGACGATGGCGTTGTGCGAGGGTTCGCCATCGGAACGCTCATTGATGCGCCTCCGGTCTACGACCCGGGCGGCAAGACCTGCGTGATCGACGATTTCATGGTGGACGAGCCCGATGCGTGGGTGTCTGTCGGGCGTGCCCTCCTGGATGCGGTCTCCGAGGTGGCCCGGACTCGAGGCGCGGCACAGATCGTCGTCGTCTGCGGCCCCGACGACACCCCCAAACGGACGATGCTCACCGCCGGCGGCTGCACCGTCGTGACCGAGTGGTTCACGAAGCCGATCTGA
- the rsfS gene encoding ribosome silencing factor produces MEPRNDSRELARLVAQVLDAKKGIDVILLDVSKLLWITDVFVIASGTSNRHVQSLADEVEFRLHDEGRRPLRTEGRKEAEWVLLDFGDLVVHLFQPATREYFSLERLWGDAPRLEWEPASTEA; encoded by the coding sequence ATCGAGCCTAGGAACGACAGTCGAGAGCTTGCCCGCCTCGTCGCGCAAGTACTCGACGCCAAGAAAGGTATCGACGTCATCCTCCTCGATGTCTCCAAGCTCCTCTGGATCACCGACGTATTCGTGATCGCTTCAGGCACGTCCAACCGTCACGTGCAGAGCCTCGCCGACGAAGTCGAGTTCAGGCTGCACGACGAAGGCCGGCGTCCCCTGCGCACAGAAGGGCGCAAAGAAGCAGAGTGGGTGTTGCTCGATTTCGGGGATTTGGTCGTCCACCTGTTCCAGCCGGCCACCCGTGAGTACTTCAGTCTCGAGCGCCTCTGGGGTGATGCACCCCGTTTGGAGTGGGAGCCCGCGTCGACCGAGGCCTGA
- the nadD gene encoding nicotinate (nicotinamide) nucleotide adenylyltransferase encodes MRRGLLGGTFDPPHIAHLVAGEVAYRDLELDVLTFIPAGHPWQKAGGSMTSPQDRWEMTRLAVEGVSYFEADDREVRRSGWTYTFETLTEYPEDEQLFLILGSDAAKGITTWHRWEEVLDRADLAVAPRPGTSREDIERAVPRPFTWLDMPTLDVSGTMLRKRASSGLSIRFMVRENVWQYINRQGLYG; translated from the coding sequence GTGCGTAGGGGCTTGCTTGGCGGGACATTTGATCCTCCTCATATAGCCCACCTCGTCGCGGGCGAAGTGGCCTATCGCGATCTCGAACTGGACGTCCTCACTTTCATCCCAGCCGGCCACCCGTGGCAGAAGGCCGGCGGCTCGATGACATCCCCGCAAGACCGCTGGGAAATGACCCGGCTCGCGGTCGAAGGCGTCTCCTACTTCGAAGCCGACGATCGTGAAGTCCGCAGGAGTGGATGGACCTATACGTTCGAGACGCTCACCGAGTATCCCGAGGATGAGCAACTGTTCCTCATCCTCGGTTCGGACGCTGCAAAAGGAATCACGACGTGGCATCGATGGGAAGAGGTGCTCGACCGGGCCGATCTCGCCGTTGCACCCAGGCCGGGAACTTCCAGGGAAGACATCGAACGCGCTGTGCCTCGACCCTTCACCTGGCTCGACATGCCAACGCTCGATGTGAGCGGGACCATGCTTCGGAAACGTGCGAGTTCCGGCCTATCGATACGTTTCATGGTTCGCGAGAACGTGTGGCAGTACATCAACCGGCAGGGTTTGTATGGGTGA